In Cyclopterus lumpus isolate fCycLum1 chromosome 9, fCycLum1.pri, whole genome shotgun sequence, a single genomic region encodes these proteins:
- the npc1l1 gene encoding NPC1-like intracellular cholesterol transporter 1, giving the protein MFRVAALITFLFFVVLTEAQHEPGYCAFYDECGRNPSVGESLLPPIVPCYNYSRARALTGEHYRKLKEVCPILDNGESNTYACCSIRQLLSLEMSLTLSKAVLIRCPSCAENFAHLHCINTCSPNQSQTVKVTKVMNVTSNNITREAVVSYQAFLSTTFAYGSFQSCKNVRIPATGGFAIGTMCGRYGAKLCNPQHWYNFQGDSSNGLAPLDIDFQLIKEGDTEGLPNGVIPYNGRALKCNETTPSGGEVCSCQDCEESCPRMPPLSLPPGPFRLLGADGFLVISIVLLCLLMFAFIFYLFVAYLVRSQKRKDEEKGKGKSKDQNSNDVTQQVIDPSEVTCADKNSLAAQAFLSSEFCHWGTLMATYPLTVLLLSAVVVAVFSAGLKSIELTTDPVELWSAPNSRARQEKDFHDKHFDPFFRTNQLILTAPDREGHIYDSLLFGLQNFSGLVSKDLIIELLQLQTQIQNIEFWSEDLNRTASLKDVCFAPLNPSNPNLTDCAVNSLPQYFQNSLENIDAKVNMTELGVTKEVDWRDHIIYCLNSPLSFQDITDLRMSCMADYGAPVFSFLAVGGYEDDDFTNAEAFILTFSLNNYARDNPKYKVAMQWESEFLKIVQAYQKNPAANFTFAYMAERSLEDEINRTTAEDIPIFMISYAVIFVYISVALGEYSSWKRILVDSKFLVGLGGIMVVGCSVLASMGFYSWIGIPSSLVILQVVPFLVLAVGADNIFIFVLEYQRDVRKHGEKREEQIGRVLGNVAPSMLLCSLSESICFFLGALSTMPAVKTFALYAALAVLMDFLLQMTAFVALLSLDTRRQDNNRCELLCCVTVSTQRSTQRSNKPNEGFLLPLMRKYYAPVLLHRYTRFIVMVVFIFMFCGSLFLMFNVTVGLDQELAMPQGSYMLDYFQYLYKYFEVGVPVYFVTKKGFNFTSVEGMNGVCSSVGCDQFSLTQKIQYATNHPELSYLAIPANSWVDDFIDWLNPGSRCCRLYTFGENAGKFCPASESSFLCLQKCVGTPADGVLRPKVEQFNRFLPDFLGNRPDLKCPKGGLGAYDKAVVTDQSGEIIATRFMAYHTPLSNSQEFTAALLKARELAHNITMGMRKIPGTSPDFEVFPYTVTNVFYEQYLTIVPEGLFNISLCLMPTFIVCCLLLGLDLRSGLLNLFTIIMITVDTVGVMTLWGIDYNAVALINLVTAVGISVEFVSHMTRSFALSTKNTHVERAKEATANMGSAVFAGVAMTNLPGILVLAFAKAQLIQIFFFRLNLVITLLGMAHGLVFLPVLLSYFGPGVNKAVLLQLQQEKAKANQELELRHNMRQLYDNLGYESNELKLDPDSNSTKAPTPAQMMEKQQEERVERSDCF; this is encoded by the exons ATGTTTCGTGTCGCTGCCCTGATCACTTTTCTGTTTTTCGTG GTGCTGACAGAGGCCCAGCATGAGCCGGGCTACTGCGCTTTCTATGATGAGTGTGGTCGCAACCCGTCAGTCGGAgaatctctcctccctcctatTGTCCCCTGTTACAACTACAGCCGTGCCCGAGCCCTCACAGGGGAACACTACAGGAAACTCAAAGAG GTGTGTCCCATCCTGGACAATGGAGAGAGCAACACGTACGCCTGCTGCTCCATCAGACAGCTTTTGTCCCTGGAAATGAGTCTGACCCTGTCCAAGGCAGTGCTGATCCGCTGCCCTTCCTGTGCTGAGAACTTTGCCCACCTGCACTGCATCAACACCTGCAGCCCCAACCAGAGCCAGACAGTAAAAGTCACAAAGGTGATGAACGTCACTAGCAACAACATAACGAGGGAAGCCGTGGTCAGTTACCAGGCGTTCTTAAGCACCACCTTCGCATATGGCTCCTTCCAGTCGTGCAAAAATGTCAGGATCCCCGCCACAGGAGGCTTTGCCATCGGCACCATGTGTGGTCGGTATGGCGCTAAGTTGTGCAACCCCCAGCACTGGTATAACTTCCAGGGAGACTCCAGTAATGGCTTGGCTCCACTGGACATCGACTTTCAACTGATAAAAGAGGGAGATACTGAGGGACTACCAAATGGTGTGATTCCCTACAATGGACGTGCTCTGAAGTGTAACGAGACCACACCATCCGGAGGTGAGGTCTGCTCCTGCCAGGACTGTGAAGAGTCGTGCCCGAGGATGCCGCCTCTTTCGCTACCGCCCGGCCCCTTCAGACTGTTGGGGGCTGACGGATTCCTCGTGATTTCTATCGTCTTACTCTGTCTCCTGATGTTCGCCTTCATTTTCTACCTCTTTGTGGCTTACTTGGTGAGGTCTCAGAAAAGAAAGGatgaagagaaaggaaaaggaaaaagtaaAGACCAGAACAGTAATGATGTGACTCAGCAAGTCATTGATCCATCAGAGGTGACTTGTGCTGACAAGAACAGCCTGGCTGCTCAAGCTTTCCTAAGCTCAGAGTTTTGCCATTGGGGAACCCTCATGGCCACTTATCCTCTCACG GTGCTCCTGCTGTCGGCTGTAGTCGTGGCCGTTTTCTCAGCTGGCCTCAAGTCCATTGAGCTCACCACTGACCCCGTCGAGCTGTGGTCCGCTCCAAACAGCCGCGCCCGCCAGGAGAAAGACTTCCACGACAAACACTTTGACCCTTTCTTCAGGACTAACCAGCTGATCTTGACGGCACCGGACCGGGAAGGCCACATTTATGACTCTTTGCTATTTGGGCTGCAGAACTTCAGCGGGCTTGTATCCAAAGATCTCATCATtgagctcctgcagctccagacACAAATCCAG AACATTGAGTTCTGGTCAGAGGATCTGAACCGCACAGCGAGTCTGAAGGACGTGTGTTTCGCACCACTGAACCCATCCAACCCCAACCTGACGGACTGCGCAGTCAACAGCTTGCCGCAGTACTTCCAGAACAGCCTGGAAAACATTGACGCTAAGGTGAACATGACAGAGCTAGGAGTGACCAAGGAGGTGGACTGGAGGGACCACATAATCTACTGCCTCAA CTCTCCCCTGTCCTTCCAAGACATCACTGATTTACGTATGAGCTGCATGGCTGATTACGGAGCTCCAGTCTTCTCCTTTCTGGCTGTGGGAGGCTATGAGG ATGACGACTTCACCAATGCTGAGGCTTTCATCCTGACCTTCTCCCTCAACAACTACGCTCGTGACAACCCCAAGTACAAAGTGGCTATGCAGTGGGAGTCAGAGTTTCTGAAAATTGTCCAGGCCTACCAGAAGAACCCAGCAGCCAACTTCACCTTTGCATACATGGCAGAG AGGTCTCTGGAGGATGAGATTAATCGGACAACAGCAGAAGACATCCCCATCTTCATGATTAGCTATGCTGTaatctttgtttacatttccGTTGCATTAGGAGAGTACTCTTCATGGAAACGCATACTG GTGGACTCCAAGTTTCTGGTGGGTCTTGGTGGGATAATGGTGGTTGGCTGTTCTGTCCTGGCCTCTATGGGCTTTTACTCCTGGATCGGCATCCCCTCCTCGCTGGTCATTCTGCAGGTTGTGCCTTTCCTGGTGCTCGCTGTTGGAGCTGACAACATCTTCATCTTTGTTCTAGAGTACCAG AGAGATGTGCGGAAGCacggagagaagagagaggagcagatTGGTCGCGTCCTTGGAAACGTAgctcccagcatgctcctgtGCAGTCTCTCCGAGTCTATCTGCTTCTTTCTAG GGGCCTTGTCCACCATGCCAGCAGTGAAGACCTTTGCTCTGTACGCTGCTCTGGCCGTGCTCATGGACTTCCTACTCCAGATGACAGCCTTTGTGGCGCTGCTGTCCCTGGACACCCGGCGCCAAGACAACAACCGCTGTGAACTGCTCTGCTGTGTTACAGTGTCCACCCAGCGCTCCACCCAGCGCTCCAACAAGCCCAACGAGGGCTTTCTGCTGCCCCTCATGAGGAAATACTACGCCCCTGTTCTACTGCACCGTTACACCAGATTCATAGTG ATGGTGGTTTTCATCTTCATGTTCTGTGGATCCTTATTTCTCATGTTTAATGTGACCGTGGGTTTGGATCAGGAGCTGGCTATGCCTCAG GGCTCTTATATGCTGGACTATTTCCAGTACCTGTACAAATACTTTGAAGTTGGAGTCCCTGTTTACTTTGTAACAAAGAAAGGCTTCAACTTCACCTCTGTGGAGGGCATGAATGGAGTCTGTTCCAGCGTGGGCTGCGATCAGTTCTCACTCACCCAGAAGATCCAGTACGCAACCAACCACCCTGAATT ATCCTACTTGGCTATTCCTGCTAACTCCTGGGTAGATGATTTCATTGATTGGCTGAACCCTGGATCCAGATGTTGTCGTCTGTACACCTTCGGAGAAAATGCTGGAAAGTTCTGTCCTGCAAGCGAAT cttctttcctctgtctccaAAAGTGTGTAGGTACTCCTGCAGATGGCGTCCTCAGGCCCAAGGTGGAACAATTCAACCGCTTCCTCCCCGACTTCCTGGGAAACAGGCCTGACCTGAAGTGCCCCAAAGG TGGTCTTGGAGCCTATGACAAAGCTGTGGTGACAGATCAGAGTGGAGAAATTATAG CCACTCGGTTCATGGCTTACCACACACCGTTAAGCAACTCTCAGGAGTTCACTGCTGCACTGCTGAAGGCCAGAGAGCTGGCCCACAACATCACAATGGGCATGAGGAAAATACCAGGCACCTCACCCGACTTTGAAGTATTTCCTTACAC ggtgactaatgtgttttatgagcAGTACCTGACTATTGTGCCGGAGGGACTCTTCAACATCTCCTTGTGTCTAATGCCGACCTTCATAGTGTGCTGTCTCCTGCTGGGTTTGGATCTGCGCTCTGGTCTGCTCAACCTGTTCACCATAATCATGATCACCGTGGATACCGTTGGTGTCATGACACTGTGGGGCATAGATTACAACGCAGTGGCCCTTATCAATCTGGTCACG GCGGTGGGAATCTCTGTGGAGTTTGTGTCTCATATGACGAGATCTTTTGCACTCAGCaccaagaacacacatgtagaaagagCTAAGGAGGCTACAGCCAACATGGGCAGTGCG GTGTTTGCTGGTGTTGCTATGACCAACCTGCCAGGCATCCTTGTGCTGGCTTTTGCCAAAGCACAACTCATTCAGATCTTCTTCTTCCGATTAAACCTCGTCATTACACTTTTGGGGATGGCTCACGGACTAGTATTCCTCCCTGTACTGCTCAGCTACTTTG GTCCTGGTGTGAATAAAGCGGTGTTGCTGCAGCTCCAGCAGGAGAAAGCAAAGGCCAACCAGGAGCTGGAGCTGAGACACAATATGAGACAACTCTATGATAACTTAGGCTATGAAAGCAATGAGCTAAAACTAGACCCAGACTCAAACTCCACAAAGGCCCCCACACCTGCACAAATGATGGAAAAACAACAGGAGGAGCGAGTGGAGAGAAGTGACTGTTTCTGA